The Gemmatimonadota bacterium genome segment CCGGTGGCGTATCGGCCCACGTCGTCCATACCGTGACGGCAGGTATCTCGAGAGGCGGCAGCAGGTTGACCGGCAGGCGGGTTAGCGCGATGAGCCCGATGAGGACGGCGGCGCACGTCAGGCAGCACGTGGCGACGGGCCGCCGGACGGCGACCTGGGGTAGGTTCATGATCGGTCCCGATCCGGCTCAGTTTCTCAACTGGTAGACCACGATACTGGGGTTGAGTTCCCCTTCTTCCACGGGGGAAGTGTCAATGGCGTACAGATCATCGTCGTCGGCGTAGATGAAACTCAGTGGCGATTCGATATCCATCTGGACGAGTGTGCCGTCCCGTTCGAACAGGTCGAGATGGAGGATACCGGTGTTTTCGGGACCGATTCTGCTCCGCTGTATGAGAACATGGTCACCGACGACCAGGGGTCTCATTACCGCGGACGTTTTGTTCATTTCGTCCCCACTGAAATCCATACTCGCAATCACCATCGGTAAGTAACCTGGCGGTTCTGCAGTGTATGTCGCAACGACACGCCCATCCCATTCTATATCGATAACCTCGTAGGTTGTGATAGATGAATACAGAACCCGGCCCTCCGGGGTGGAAGAGGTGTGCTGGAACGAACCACCGAACATGATCGGTGGTCCATCGGGCGGCCAGGGGCGACTGCCTGTCTCATGGGTCTTGTTCCCGTTCGAATCATACACCGTGAAAAGTGATTCACCCTCGAGGGTACTTACAGCGATACGCCCATTCCCGTCGCCAACCATATTGGCCGGACGGAACAATTCGACTCGAAACGAGCCTTGATGGGCTCCGTTTAAATCAAAGGTCGCCACACGGAAGTTGTCTTTATCCAGTACCACGATGCAGTCTTCGAATACCGTAACATTCTGAGGTCGCGACATCTCCCCAGGCCCCGATCCTTCCTGTCCGATACGCCGGATCATCTTCCCGCTCGGATCCGTGACCCAGACCGTATGCTGCTGCCAGTCGGGCAGGTAGAAGTTACCTGCTGCGTCCCGGGTTAGATCGGCGATTTCACCTACGATTTCATCCCCCAGATCGATCGGGATCTCCCGTACTTTTTCGATGCCGTAGTTCTGGGCGGAAGCCGGAGCGGTCCACGTGGGAATCAGACCGATGGCCAGCACAACAACAACGAATCTCATTCGTAGCTCCTCGGCGTGACGGGTTACGGATTGAGTCACGAGGATTACAGTCTATGGCCCGCCGTTCAGTCGATAAACCACGATACTGGGGTTGAGTTCCCCTTCTTCCACGGGATTGATGTCTATGGCGTACAGATCATCGCCCTCGGCGTAGTCAAAATGAAGGGGTGACTCGATATCCATCTGAACGAGCGTGCCGTTCCGTTCGAACAGATCGATATGCCGGATACCGAAATTGTCAGGACTGTTTCTGACCCTCTGCACGAGCACGAGATCGCCGACAACAAGGGGACGGAAGATTTTGGTCGATCTGTTCAACTCTTCCGACGCAGTTTCCATACTCGTAATCACCATGGGAAAGTATCCAGACGGTTCGGCTGAGTACGTGGCGATTATGCGCCCATCCCATTCCATATCGTATACCTGGTAGGTTTTGATGGATGAGAATAGAATGCGGCCTTCAGGGGTAAGCGACATATGAAGGAACGAGCCGCCCATCCTGACCGGAATGGGCGGGTCGGGCGGCCAGGGGCGGCTGCCCATATCGTGACTCTTGTTGCCATTCAGATCGTATACTGTAAGCAGCGATTCCCCAAAC includes the following:
- a CDS encoding 6-bladed beta-propeller, producing the protein MRFVVVVLAIGLIPTWTAPASAQNYGIEKVREIPIDLGDEIVGEIADLTRDAAGNFYLPDWQQHTVWVTDPSGKMIRRIGQEGSGPGEMSRPQNVTVFEDCIVVLDKDNFRVATFDLNGAHQGSFRVELFRPANMVGDGNGRIAVSTLEGESLFTVYDSNGNKTHETGSRPWPPDGPPIMFGGSFQHTSSTPEGRVLYSSITTYEVIDIEWDGRVVATYTAEPPGYLPMVIASMDFSGDEMNKTSAVMRPLVVGDHVLIQRSRIGPENTGILHLDLFERDGTLVQMDIESPLSFIYADDDDLYAIDTSPVEEGELNPSIVVYQLRN
- a CDS encoding 6-bladed beta-propeller, with the translated sequence MRYVLLLLATMLLQHWTTPTTAQDYSLEKVREIPIDLGDEIVGQISDLARDTEGNFYLSDRQQHTVWVTDPSGKLIRRIGQEGSGPGEMSKPQNVTVFDDRIVVFDKENFRVATFNLAGVHQASFRIDRPGPDNIVCGSEARCAVSSLFGESLLTVYDLNGNKSHDMGSRPWPPDPPIPVRMGGSFLHMSLTPEGRILFSSIKTYQVYDMEWDGRIIATYSAEPSGYFPMVITSMETASEELNRSTKIFRPLVVGDLVLVQRVRNSPDNFGIRHIDLFERNGTLVQMDIESPLHFDYAEGDDLYAIDINPVEEGELNPSIVVYRLNGGP